Proteins encoded by one window of Macaca fascicularis isolate 582-1 chromosome 10, T2T-MFA8v1.1:
- the MAPRE1 gene encoding microtubule-associated protein RP/EB family member 1 isoform X2, with protein sequence MDMLFPGSIALKKVKFQAKLEHEYIQNFKILQAGFKRMGVDKIIPVDKLVKGKFQDNFEFVQWFKKFFDANYDGKDYDPVAARQGQETAVAPSLVAPALNKPKKPLSSSSAAPQRPMSTQRTAAAPKAGPGVVRKNPGVGNGDDEAAELMQQVNVLKLTVEDLEKERDFYFGKLRNIELICQENEGENDPVLQRIVDILYATDEGFVIPDEGGPQEEQEEY encoded by the exons ATGGACATGCTGTTCCCTGGCTCCATTGCCTTGAAGAAAGTGAAATTCCAGGCTAAGCTAGAACACGAGTACATCCAGAACTTCAAAATACTACAAGCGGGTTTTAAGAGAATGGGTGTTGACAAA ATAATTCCTGTGGACAAATTAGTAAAAGGAAAGTTTCAGGACAATTTTGAATTCGTTcagtggttcaagaagttttttgATGCAAACTATGATGGAAAAGACTATGACCCTGTGGCTGCCAGACAAGGTCAAGAAACTGCGGTGGCTCCTTCCCTTGTTGCTCCAGCTCTGAATAAACCGAAGAAACCTCTCAGTTCTAGCAGTGCAG CTCCCCAGAGGCCCATGTCAACACAGAGAACTGCTGCGGCTCCTAAGGCGGGCCCTGGTGTGGTGCGAAAGAACCCTGGTGTGGGCAACGGGGATGACGAGGCAGCTGAGTTGATGCAGCAG GTCAACGTATTGAAACTTACTGTTGAAGACTTGGAGAAAGAGAGGGATTTCTACTTCGGAAAGCTACGGAACATTGAATTGATTTGCCAGGAGAATGAGGGGGAAAACGACCCTGTATTGCAGAGGATTGTAGACATTCTGTATGCCACAGAT GAAGGCTTTGTGATACCTGATGAAGGGGGCCCACAGGAGGAGCAAGAAGAGTATTAA
- the MAPRE1 gene encoding microtubule-associated protein RP/EB family member 1 isoform X1: MAVNVYSTSVTSDNLSRHDMLAWINESLQLNLTKIEQLCSGAAYCQFMDMLFPGSIALKKVKFQAKLEHEYIQNFKILQAGFKRMGVDKIIPVDKLVKGKFQDNFEFVQWFKKFFDANYDGKDYDPVAARQGQETAVAPSLVAPALNKPKKPLSSSSAAPQRPMSTQRTAAAPKAGPGVVRKNPGVGNGDDEAAELMQQVNVLKLTVEDLEKERDFYFGKLRNIELICQENEGENDPVLQRIVDILYATDEGFVIPDEGGPQEEQEEY; the protein is encoded by the exons ATGGCAGTGAACGTATACTCAACGTCAGTGACCAGTGATAACCTAAGTCGACATGACATGCTGGCTTGGATCAATGAGTCTCTGCAGTTGAATCTGACAAAGATCGAGCAGTTGTGCTCAG GGGCTGCCTATTGTCAGTTTATGGACATGCTGTTCCCTGGCTCCATTGCCTTGAAGAAAGTGAAATTCCAGGCTAAGCTAGAACACGAGTACATCCAGAACTTCAAAATACTACAAGCGGGTTTTAAGAGAATGGGTGTTGACAAA ATAATTCCTGTGGACAAATTAGTAAAAGGAAAGTTTCAGGACAATTTTGAATTCGTTcagtggttcaagaagttttttgATGCAAACTATGATGGAAAAGACTATGACCCTGTGGCTGCCAGACAAGGTCAAGAAACTGCGGTGGCTCCTTCCCTTGTTGCTCCAGCTCTGAATAAACCGAAGAAACCTCTCAGTTCTAGCAGTGCAG CTCCCCAGAGGCCCATGTCAACACAGAGAACTGCTGCGGCTCCTAAGGCGGGCCCTGGTGTGGTGCGAAAGAACCCTGGTGTGGGCAACGGGGATGACGAGGCAGCTGAGTTGATGCAGCAG GTCAACGTATTGAAACTTACTGTTGAAGACTTGGAGAAAGAGAGGGATTTCTACTTCGGAAAGCTACGGAACATTGAATTGATTTGCCAGGAGAATGAGGGGGAAAACGACCCTGTATTGCAGAGGATTGTAGACATTCTGTATGCCACAGAT GAAGGCTTTGTGATACCTGATGAAGGGGGCCCACAGGAGGAGCAAGAAGAGTATTAA